In [Clostridium] cellulosi, one genomic interval encodes:
- a CDS encoding hypothetical protein (Family membership) — MNMILKDELEDELFNRLVPFWSGLRDDTYGGFYSFADFNGKVDKKAAKGCILNSRILWFFSAVYALNKDEAALSCAEHAFRFLKDRFLDKEKGGLYWSVNYDGTPLDDRKHTYVQSFGIYALAQYSISTGDALARSLALSLFELVEDKCRDEKGYLEEFDRSWRVKNNEMLSEHGINAARTMNTHLHLIEAYTTLYKATHDKRVGRRLAYLLDIVKTKIYDEKKRSLKVFFDEDFNEVLDIRSYGHDIEASWLIDRATEALGIERLPLTLAIAKEIYKSAYSSDGVINETVKGVTDRHKIWWVQAESVVGFLNAGLKTCSHKFLAAGVNLWNYIRNNVFDRNTGEWYSELDERDNPLQIPVVSSWKCPYHNGRMCIEALKMLSGMDSVFKTKYINRLNKYCALVQQKNKPADDDNGIYVRYQNPVLTREHVPLAWRYDLNEKSNPFFQERMGINAVFNPGAIEFDGKYCLVARVEGVDRKSFFAVAESKNGIDGFCFRDYPIVLPDSDIEETNVYDMRLTYHEDGWIYGVYCAEHKDPDAPADDLSSAVARAAIVRTHDLEHWERLPYLKTPSPQQRNVVLHPEFVNGKYCFYTRPMDSFIEAGSGSGICIGYCDDITNPVIEKEKVLSPRRYHTITEAKNGEGCVPIKTPRGWIHIAHGVRGTASGLRYVIYLYVTALDDVERIIAEPAGYLIAPFGTERVGDVSNVVFTNGAIAKENGDVYIYYASSDTRVHVAVTTVDRLLDYAFNTPPDPLNSAGCVRQRIELIKKNLGEN; from the coding sequence ATGAATATGATACTTAAAGATGAATTAGAAGATGAGCTGTTTAACAGGCTGGTTCCGTTTTGGAGCGGCTTGCGGGATGACACATACGGTGGGTTTTACAGTTTCGCGGATTTTAACGGAAAGGTTGATAAAAAAGCAGCAAAGGGCTGCATACTAAATTCGCGAATCCTCTGGTTTTTCTCCGCTGTCTATGCTCTGAACAAGGATGAAGCCGCCCTTTCATGCGCGGAACATGCCTTCAGATTCCTCAAGGATAGATTCCTTGACAAGGAAAAAGGAGGCCTATATTGGTCAGTAAATTATGACGGAACGCCGCTTGATGACAGAAAGCATACATATGTGCAGTCATTCGGTATTTACGCGCTTGCTCAATATTCAATCTCGACCGGCGATGCCTTGGCCCGCTCGCTTGCGCTAAGCCTTTTTGAACTTGTCGAGGATAAATGCAGGGACGAAAAGGGCTATCTTGAGGAGTTTGACCGCAGCTGGCGGGTGAAAAACAATGAGATGCTCAGTGAGCACGGCATCAATGCGGCACGCACAATGAATACTCATCTGCATCTGATAGAAGCATATACGACGCTTTACAAGGCGACACATGACAAACGCGTGGGAAGACGACTGGCGTATTTGTTGGACATAGTTAAAACAAAGATTTATGATGAAAAGAAAAGAAGTTTAAAGGTATTCTTTGACGAAGATTTTAACGAAGTGCTTGATATACGCTCATATGGGCATGACATAGAGGCAAGCTGGCTTATCGACCGCGCGACGGAAGCACTTGGAATAGAGCGGCTTCCGCTGACGCTTGCTATCGCCAAAGAAATCTACAAAAGCGCCTATTCATCGGACGGAGTTATAAATGAAACGGTGAAAGGGGTTACTGACAGGCATAAAATCTGGTGGGTTCAGGCGGAAAGCGTAGTAGGATTTTTAAACGCCGGTTTAAAAACCTGCAGTCACAAGTTTCTGGCGGCAGGCGTCAACCTGTGGAATTATATCAGGAACAACGTATTTGACCGCAATACTGGGGAATGGTATTCAGAACTCGATGAGCGGGACAATCCACTTCAAATTCCAGTTGTTTCCTCATGGAAGTGCCCTTATCACAACGGCCGAATGTGCATAGAGGCGCTGAAAATGCTCTCCGGAATGGATTCAGTGTTTAAGACAAAGTACATTAACAGGCTGAACAAATACTGTGCACTGGTCCAGCAGAAGAACAAGCCGGCCGATGATGACAACGGCATATATGTGCGCTATCAAAACCCGGTGCTCACAAGAGAACATGTCCCCCTTGCTTGGCGCTACGACCTTAACGAGAAAAGCAACCCCTTCTTTCAGGAAAGGATGGGCATTAACGCGGTTTTTAATCCGGGCGCAATAGAGTTTGACGGGAAATACTGCCTCGTGGCGAGAGTAGAGGGAGTTGACCGCAAATCCTTCTTCGCCGTGGCGGAAAGCAAAAACGGGATCGACGGGTTCTGCTTCCGCGATTATCCCATTGTTTTGCCGGACTCAGACATTGAGGAGACCAACGTCTATGATATGCGCTTGACTTACCATGAGGACGGCTGGATTTATGGTGTCTACTGCGCGGAGCACAAGGATCCGGACGCGCCGGCCGATGATTTGTCATCAGCGGTGGCGAGGGCGGCGATAGTCCGCACCCATGACCTTGAACACTGGGAGCGGTTGCCTTACCTCAAAACGCCGTCGCCTCAGCAGCGCAATGTCGTGCTGCATCCCGAATTCGTCAACGGGAAGTACTGCTTTTACACCCGGCCTATGGACAGCTTCATTGAGGCTGGGAGCGGAAGCGGCATTTGCATAGGATACTGCGATGATATCACGAACCCGGTCATAGAAAAGGAAAAAGTTTTAAGCCCGCGGAGGTATCATACGATAACCGAGGCTAAAAACGGCGAGGGCTGTGTCCCGATAAAGACACCGCGGGGCTGGATACATATCGCACATGGTGTCCGCGGCACTGCCTCAGGACTCAGGTATGTAATCTATCTGTATGTGACAGCGCTGGATGATGTAGAACGTATAATTGCGGAGCCCGCAGGGTATTTGATTGCGCCTTTCGGCACTGAGAGGGTCGGAGACGTATCGAATGTGGTGTTTACAAACGGCGCCATTGCAAAAGAAAACGGCGACGTTTACATCTACTATGCCTCAAGCGATACAAGAGTCCATGTTGCGGTGACAACAGTGGATAGGTTGCTTGACTATGCCTTTAATACTCCTCCTGACCCGTTGAATTCCGCCGGTTGTGTCAGACAACGCATTGAGCTTATTAAGAAGAATTTAGGTGAAAACTAA
- a CDS encoding Beta-1,4-mannooligosaccharide phosphorylase (High confidence in function and specificity), which produces MKNFKIIGEALPQMPWQDRPKGCTSAVWRYTSNPIIDWNPTPKTARVFNSAVVPYKGGFMGVFRADHKDGIARLHLGRSSDGLSWEIDDDEIRWYDENGNPFQPRYAYDPRVIKIEDKYYIVWCTDFGGAALGLGVTEDFKTFTRLENPFIPFNRNGVLFPRRIGGKYVMLSRPSDSGHTPFGDIFISESPDLVYWGRHRRVMTKGGGWWQRVKIGAGPAPIETNAGWLLFYHGVSGTCNGFVYSFGAALLDLDNPSKVLYRTKEYLLTPEKDYETRGFVPNVVFPCATLQDAETGRIAIYYGAADTYVAVAFTQLDLIMDELINNSSLCPGDSDEYI; this is translated from the coding sequence ATGAAAAACTTCAAGATTATAGGTGAGGCGCTGCCCCAAATGCCCTGGCAGGACAGGCCCAAGGGCTGCACGAGTGCTGTCTGGCGCTATACATCAAACCCGATTATTGATTGGAACCCGACCCCGAAAACAGCACGGGTGTTCAACAGCGCGGTCGTTCCGTACAAAGGCGGCTTTATGGGCGTTTTCCGGGCTGACCATAAGGACGGTATAGCTCGGCTGCACTTAGGCAGAAGCTCCGACGGTTTATCCTGGGAGATTGACGATGATGAGATCCGCTGGTATGACGAGAACGGCAATCCTTTTCAACCCCGATATGCTTACGACCCAAGAGTGATAAAGATTGAAGACAAATATTATATCGTCTGGTGCACTGATTTTGGCGGAGCGGCTCTGGGACTTGGCGTCACAGAGGATTTTAAAACCTTCACAAGGCTTGAAAACCCCTTTATTCCCTTCAACCGCAACGGTGTTTTGTTCCCCCGCAGAATCGGAGGCAAATATGTAATGCTCAGCCGCCCGAGCGACAGCGGACATACTCCTTTCGGCGATATTTTCATAAGCGAAAGCCCCGACCTCGTCTATTGGGGCAGGCACAGGCGCGTAATGACCAAAGGCGGCGGCTGGTGGCAAAGAGTTAAAATAGGAGCCGGTCCGGCGCCGATTGAAACAAATGCCGGATGGCTGCTTTTCTATCACGGCGTTTCGGGCACATGCAACGGCTTCGTTTACAGCTTCGGCGCGGCCCTCCTTGACCTTGACAATCCCAGCAAGGTGCTCTACCGCACAAAGGAGTATCTGCTGACACCGGAAAAGGATTACGAGACACGCGGATTTGTACCCAATGTCGTATTCCCATGCGCAACTCTCCAGGACGCAGAAACCGGCAGAATCGCGATCTATTACGGCGCCGCGGATACTTATGTCGCCGTTGCGTTCACTCAGCTTGATCTGATTATGGACGAATTAATCAACAACTCTTCTCTCTGCCCGGGTGACAGCGATGAGTACATATAA
- a CDS encoding binding-protein-dependent transport system inner membrane protein (High confidence in function and specificity): MYGNKNAAAADSLEKRYLALKIKKIIFDILKYFTLILMSLIFILPILTIVLGSFKDHTEFYTMSKLALPKSFANISNFKTAFIDGGMLNGFKNTVIILAFSLTGSILFGAMVGYVVSRFDFWGKKLILGLFFAAMLIPMVTTQVATYQIVTHLHLVDTIWSAIVLYLGADVMSIYIMMQFVDCLPVSIDESAMLDGASYFTIFFRCILPNLKPAIATIAIIRGVAIYNDFYIPFLYMPDSNLGTMSTSLFRFKGPYGSSWEVICAGVILVMVPTLIAFLALQKYIYNGFTSGSVKG, from the coding sequence ATGTACGGTAACAAAAACGCTGCGGCCGCGGATAGTTTAGAAAAACGCTATTTAGCTTTGAAGATAAAAAAGATTATATTTGATATTTTAAAGTACTTTACACTGATACTTATGTCTTTGATTTTCATCCTGCCGATTCTAACGATAGTGCTCGGGTCTTTTAAAGACCATACTGAGTTTTATACTATGAGTAAGCTTGCCCTACCCAAAAGTTTTGCAAACATAAGCAACTTCAAAACCGCTTTTATCGATGGGGGCATGCTTAACGGCTTTAAGAATACAGTCATTATCCTCGCGTTTTCCCTGACTGGGTCAATACTCTTTGGCGCAATGGTCGGCTATGTTGTGAGTCGATTTGATTTTTGGGGTAAAAAACTGATTTTGGGACTATTCTTTGCCGCTATGCTTATTCCTATGGTTACGACACAGGTTGCTACATATCAGATTGTGACGCACCTTCACCTCGTTGACACGATATGGTCGGCCATTGTGCTCTATCTTGGCGCAGATGTGATGAGCATTTATATAATGATGCAGTTTGTTGATTGTCTGCCTGTCAGTATTGACGAATCAGCAATGCTAGATGGGGCTTCTTATTTTACGATTTTCTTCAGATGCATACTGCCTAATCTAAAGCCCGCAATCGCAACTATTGCCATTATTAGGGGCGTCGCCATCTATAACGACTTTTATATTCCATTTCTTTATATGCCTGACTCGAACCTTGGTACCATGTCAACGTCGTTGTTCAGGTTCAAGGGTCCGTACGGCAGCTCATGGGAAGTAATTTGCGCAGGCGTAATCCTTGTAATGGTTCCTACGCTTATAGCTTTTCTCGCACTTCAGAAATATATTTACAACGGTTTTACATCAGGTTCGGTAAAAGGCTGA
- a CDS encoding mannose-1-phosphate guanylyltransferase (High confidence in function and specificity), which yields MDRFAVIMAGGAGSRLWPLSRESRPKQFIELCDGKCMLLQTIDRIREIVPYDKCFIITNKKLFDITRKTVEDIIPVSNIILEPMRKNTAACIAYAAMILKEKAGQGVLCFIPADGYVGDENSYRAAVMQACRAAEETNNLVVIGITPTYPSTGYGYIHIASEKAENGAYKVERFVEKPDLATAERYMKSGDYLWNSGILVGTAEAILKNVKKYLPNHFDSLSRAVKAENNGQLPLAIENAYNMLENISFDNGVLEKCSAISAVKGRFDWDDIGSLGALPRVLGTDKDGNAIKGNYVGIDTSNTIICGNDMLVAAVGVNNMVIAVTQDAVLVCPKDRVQDVKALVGRLKEKGLERYL from the coding sequence TTGGATAGATTCGCGGTTATTATGGCGGGCGGTGCCGGCTCAAGGTTGTGGCCTCTCTCAAGGGAAAGCAGGCCCAAGCAGTTTATAGAGCTCTGTGACGGCAAGTGCATGCTGCTTCAAACCATTGACCGGATAAGGGAGATTGTACCTTACGACAAGTGTTTCATTATTACAAACAAGAAGCTTTTCGATATAACGAGAAAAACAGTGGAGGATATTATCCCTGTTTCAAATATAATTTTGGAGCCTATGCGCAAAAATACAGCCGCGTGTATCGCTTATGCCGCTATGATTCTAAAAGAAAAGGCGGGACAGGGCGTATTGTGCTTTATTCCGGCGGACGGCTATGTGGGCGACGAAAACAGCTACAGAGCTGCGGTCATGCAGGCCTGCCGGGCGGCGGAAGAGACCAATAATCTCGTGGTTATCGGCATAACACCAACCTACCCGTCAACCGGATACGGCTATATTCACATAGCAAGCGAAAAAGCCGAAAACGGCGCTTATAAAGTAGAGCGGTTTGTAGAAAAGCCGGACCTTGCCACCGCAGAAAGGTATATGAAGTCCGGGGATTATCTGTGGAACAGCGGTATCCTCGTCGGTACAGCGGAGGCTATTCTTAAGAACGTAAAGAAGTATCTTCCCAATCACTTTGACAGTCTTTCCAGAGCGGTTAAGGCTGAGAATAATGGACAGCTGCCGCTGGCTATTGAAAACGCTTACAATATGCTTGAAAACATATCCTTTGACAACGGGGTTTTGGAAAAATGCAGTGCCATATCTGCAGTAAAGGGGCGATTTGACTGGGACGACATCGGCAGCCTCGGCGCCCTGCCGAGGGTATTGGGCACCGACAAAGACGGCAACGCTATAAAGGGGAATTATGTCGGCATAGACACATCAAATACGATTATCTGCGGCAACGATATGCTGGTCGCGGCGGTGGGTGTAAACAATATGGTAATCGCCGTAACGCAGGACGCTGTTCTTGTATGCCCCAAGGACAGGGTACAGGATGTAAAGGCGCTGGTGGGGCGGCTGAAAGAAAAGGGCCTTGAGCGGTATCTGTAG
- a CDS encoding phosphoglucomutase/phosphomannomutase alpha/beta/alpha domain II (High confidence in function and specificity), which translates to MINLKRIVKPYDIHGIYGEDLTKDEAELIGKAFGTFLRQKGEKNAIVGSDNRKFSPDLKLCIIRGLRSAGIDVINIGTVTSPIFYYAGIDFGVSAGIMVTASRNSEKYNGFKILYGGRMLYGPELQKIRLLAEKGAFELGKGSYKFRSPVNDYINMIAKRIKLGRHKVKVAVDCGSGATGLCAPAILKKLGCSIVPLSCDSNASFPNYLSGPARAENMKLLIDTVKEHHADLGLSFDIDGDRLGVVDETGNIIWGDDLMILFCREILPRHPHADVIVDVESSEKLIHEIIRLGGRPIFCRGGYSPIKAKMTEHNAPFAGDISGHMFFADEYYGYGDAVYAAARLLRILTNANKPLSLLLSDLPKTFVTPEIRIPCKEDEKSDIVQKVSIELRRQATDTVEADGIRAYFDDGWGLVCASDTESELIVRCEGKTEEACERIKQVLAKALTPYVSSRSLHSLTRQQEGS; encoded by the coding sequence ATGATCAATTTAAAAAGGATTGTGAAGCCCTACGATATACACGGTATTTATGGAGAGGATTTAACAAAGGATGAAGCCGAGCTGATTGGGAAGGCTTTCGGGACTTTCCTAAGGCAAAAAGGTGAGAAAAATGCCATAGTGGGCAGTGACAACCGAAAGTTCTCGCCTGATTTGAAGCTCTGTATTATAAGAGGGCTCCGTTCCGCAGGCATTGACGTCATAAATATCGGCACTGTAACAAGCCCTATATTTTACTATGCAGGCATAGACTTTGGCGTCAGCGCCGGAATTATGGTGACGGCGAGCCGTAATTCTGAGAAATACAACGGTTTTAAAATTCTGTACGGGGGCAGAATGTTGTACGGTCCCGAGCTGCAGAAAATACGCCTTCTCGCGGAAAAGGGTGCCTTTGAGCTCGGAAAAGGCAGCTATAAATTCCGCTCTCCGGTAAATGATTATATAAATATGATTGCAAAGAGGATAAAACTCGGCAGGCACAAGGTAAAAGTGGCTGTCGACTGTGGGAGCGGCGCCACCGGCCTCTGCGCCCCCGCAATATTGAAGAAGCTCGGCTGTAGCATCGTTCCGCTGTCATGTGATTCAAACGCCTCATTTCCAAATTATCTATCTGGTCCGGCCCGGGCTGAAAACATGAAGTTACTGATAGACACTGTAAAGGAACATCATGCGGATTTAGGGCTCAGCTTCGACATTGACGGGGACCGGCTCGGGGTCGTCGATGAAACTGGCAATATCATCTGGGGCGATGACCTGATGATACTGTTCTGCAGGGAGATCCTGCCCCGCCATCCCCACGCCGATGTCATTGTTGATGTCGAATCTTCAGAAAAACTGATTCATGAAATAATACGGCTCGGCGGCAGGCCAATATTCTGCAGGGGCGGTTATTCACCCATAAAGGCCAAAATGACAGAGCATAACGCACCATTTGCAGGGGATATTTCGGGGCATATGTTCTTTGCCGACGAATACTATGGGTATGGCGACGCGGTTTATGCGGCCGCGCGGCTGCTGCGGATTTTGACCAATGCAAATAAACCCTTGAGTCTGCTTTTGTCCGACCTTCCAAAAACATTCGTGACGCCGGAAATCAGGATCCCCTGCAAAGAAGATGAAAAATCGGATATCGTTCAAAAGGTCAGCATTGAGCTGCGCAGGCAGGCCACCGATACGGTGGAAGCGGACGGAATCCGCGCTTATTTTGACGACGGCTGGGGCCTTGTATGCGCGTCTGACACAGAATCTGAGCTTATTGTCAGGTGCGAGGGCAAAACCGAGGAGGCCTGTGAGCGGATAAAACAGGTTTTAGCAAAAGCCCTCACGCCCTATGTCAGCAGCCGCAGCCTGCATAGCCTTACCCGTCAGCAGGAAGGCAGTTAA
- a CDS encoding LacI family transcriptional regulator (High confidence in function and specificity), which yields MKNRVSMQDIADKVGVSKVTVSKVLRGQSDVSESMRDKILETAKELGYVYKGSTQQECDISKIIVMTPEHFLGRSDSFYIKLFKVLSEKLDKLGIDTKLVIVDTESEKELIVPDAVKNRAADGLIVLGQFSRKYLKNLVSYELPLIFLDFYYDGFDVPSIITDNFFGAYEITNALIKKGHRRIGFVGNINSTSSIQDRYLGYYKALLEYNIPLNPKWILNDRTEDGITIDIELPDEMPTAFVCNCDEIALSLVNKLKRHGYRIPEDISIAGFDDTAHSKLCDPPITTVHISLDEMANMAIRTIMKKINKNTANNNRMLVKGKIVNRKSLAAPRD from the coding sequence ATGAAAAATAGGGTTAGTATGCAGGATATAGCCGACAAAGTCGGAGTTTCAAAGGTCACTGTCTCAAAGGTGCTGAGGGGACAGAGCGACGTTTCTGAGTCGATGCGTGACAAGATACTTGAAACGGCGAAAGAGCTTGGTTATGTCTATAAAGGCAGCACTCAGCAGGAATGTGATATATCTAAAATTATTGTGATGACCCCGGAGCATTTTCTCGGAAGAAGCGACTCTTTTTATATAAAGCTTTTCAAGGTTCTTTCGGAAAAGCTTGACAAGCTCGGCATTGACACAAAACTTGTTATAGTAGACACCGAAAGCGAAAAGGAGTTAATTGTCCCCGACGCGGTAAAAAACCGCGCGGCCGACGGCCTGATCGTATTGGGTCAGTTTTCAAGGAAATATCTCAAGAATCTTGTCAGCTATGAATTGCCGCTTATTTTCTTAGACTTTTATTACGACGGATTCGATGTGCCAAGTATAATTACAGACAACTTTTTTGGAGCCTATGAGATAACAAATGCCCTTATCAAAAAAGGGCACAGAAGAATAGGGTTTGTAGGCAATATAAACTCTACAAGCAGCATACAGGACAGGTATCTCGGCTATTACAAGGCTCTGCTTGAATACAATATACCGCTGAATCCTAAGTGGATTCTGAATGACAGAACAGAAGACGGTATAACCATAGATATAGAACTGCCGGACGAAATGCCGACGGCATTTGTCTGCAACTGCGACGAGATTGCCCTTTCGCTCGTAAATAAACTGAAGCGGCATGGGTACAGAATCCCGGAGGATATCTCGATAGCCGGTTTTGATGATACGGCTCATTCGAAGTTATGTGACCCTCCGATTACCACCGTGCATATAAGCCTGGATGAGATGGCAAATATGGCAATAAGAACGATTATGAAAAAGATAAACAAAAATACGGCAAACAACAATAGGATGTTGGTAAAAGGCAAGATCGTGAACAGGAAGTCACTTGCCGCACCGAGAGATTAA
- a CDS encoding hypothetical protein (Family membership), giving the protein MKKLICLFVAAAMVVSFAGCSNNKKSSSGSKNSNVTLKVLTHWTNLTKSDGSGWLDKFADKFEKETGAKVKFEAITDYATEVKTRLSSGNYGDVLDIPTGVATSDLPSFFAKIGNSNDDDLKDYYYTYVDGIKNSDGSYDVYGLSYGLSIVGAVYNKAAFKKAGIDEFPTTLDGLYDACAKLKAAGIVPVAINFKDKWPLSSAFDAIPLFASHDGNWQNTVYKTTDLFSADKPYGVSLSILNKLVSNKWVEPDLTTTNWEQSKSDLGTGKVGMMFLGSWAVPQMAAAATNPDDIGFAPIPTDNTGKLYTYASQDYMMGIAKNTKYYDLARKYLMEFTTSDFAGTQGFAPIIKGQESSDKVIKDFMATGVTVIMGEPGETGEEGSNMTKIGNEAGIDFWGGMYLQDVAIASQQGKFDQVVKELNKRWNEAKTTCGF; this is encoded by the coding sequence ATGAAAAAGCTAATTTGTCTCTTTGTTGCGGCAGCAATGGTTGTTTCCTTTGCAGGCTGCTCAAACAACAAGAAATCGTCCTCTGGCTCAAAGAATTCGAATGTAACGCTTAAGGTTTTGACTCACTGGACAAACCTTACTAAATCCGACGGAAGCGGATGGCTCGATAAGTTTGCGGATAAATTCGAAAAAGAGACCGGAGCTAAAGTAAAGTTTGAGGCAATAACCGACTATGCGACGGAAGTAAAGACACGTCTTTCGAGCGGAAATTACGGCGATGTACTTGATATTCCAACAGGCGTAGCGACATCAGATTTACCCTCGTTTTTCGCCAAAATAGGAAACAGCAATGACGACGATCTTAAAGATTACTACTATACATATGTTGACGGAATTAAGAACAGCGACGGAAGCTATGACGTATATGGTTTAAGCTATGGTCTTAGCATTGTCGGAGCGGTTTACAACAAAGCTGCATTCAAAAAGGCCGGAATAGACGAGTTCCCGACCACGCTTGACGGTCTTTATGATGCCTGCGCAAAGCTTAAAGCAGCCGGCATTGTTCCAGTGGCGATTAATTTCAAGGATAAATGGCCTCTTTCCTCCGCTTTCGATGCAATTCCGCTTTTCGCATCCCACGACGGGAACTGGCAAAATACTGTTTATAAGACCACCGATTTGTTCAGCGCGGATAAGCCGTATGGTGTTTCGCTGAGTATCCTGAACAAGCTTGTAAGCAACAAATGGGTTGAGCCTGACCTTACAACTACAAACTGGGAGCAGTCAAAATCCGACCTCGGCACAGGAAAAGTTGGTATGATGTTCCTCGGCAGCTGGGCGGTTCCTCAGATGGCTGCAGCAGCAACAAACCCGGACGATATCGGTTTTGCTCCGATTCCAACTGACAACACAGGAAAGCTGTATACCTACGCGTCACAGGACTATATGATGGGTATTGCAAAGAATACAAAGTATTATGACCTTGCTAGAAAATATCTCATGGAATTTACGACCTCAGATTTTGCTGGAACTCAGGGCTTTGCACCGATTATCAAGGGGCAGGAGAGTTCAGACAAGGTAATCAAGGACTTCATGGCAACCGGAGTTACTGTGATCATGGGTGAGCCGGGTGAAACAGGAGAAGAAGGCTCAAACATGACCAAAATTGGCAATGAAGCCGGAATAGACTTCTGGGGTGGAATGTATCTTCAGGATGTAGCGATTGCATCCCAGCAGGGTAAATTTGACCAAGTTGTTAAAGAGCTTAACAAGAGATGGAACGAAGCTAAGACAACATGCGGTTTCTGA
- a CDS encoding sugar ABC transporter permease (High confidence in function and specificity), which translates to MFRNLSYKVQKRITIISFLILPVLFLIVFTFIPAMNMIWYSFTDWNGYSLTKRFIGFANYKRIFTNPANFKPLFNSLYYFFGGLIQIAIAFYFAVVLNSKVFAKNVFKGLFFFPYLINSVAISLIFVFFFQPQGTLDAVLKLFGITGTPQWLGNPHIANYSLAATSIWRYFGYNFIIFLGAIQSIPDDIIEAAVLDGASAWQRTRYITIPSVKNIIKLNLILNISGAISVFEIPYIMTSGANGTNTFVIQTVNTAFTLQHVGLASAMAVVVLIIVSVTTILSNVLIKGDD; encoded by the coding sequence ATGTTTCGAAATTTAAGCTACAAAGTACAGAAAAGAATAACCATCATATCGTTTCTGATACTTCCTGTTTTATTCCTAATAGTTTTCACATTTATCCCGGCAATGAATATGATTTGGTACAGTTTTACAGACTGGAACGGATATAGCTTGACCAAAAGGTTTATAGGTTTTGCTAACTATAAAAGGATTTTCACAAATCCAGCAAATTTTAAACCTTTATTCAACAGTCTCTATTACTTTTTCGGTGGTCTAATTCAGATAGCGATTGCGTTCTACTTCGCTGTTGTTCTGAACTCAAAGGTTTTTGCAAAGAATGTATTCAAAGGGCTGTTTTTCTTTCCATATCTTATTAACAGTGTTGCTATCTCACTCATTTTTGTATTCTTTTTCCAGCCGCAAGGGACGCTTGATGCAGTACTCAAGCTGTTTGGCATAACGGGGACGCCCCAGTGGCTCGGAAATCCTCATATCGCGAATTATTCATTGGCGGCTACGTCAATTTGGAGATATTTCGGCTACAACTTTATAATATTTCTCGGTGCAATCCAATCAATTCCGGATGACATCATTGAAGCTGCTGTACTCGATGGAGCATCTGCTTGGCAAAGAACCAGATATATTACGATTCCCAGCGTTAAAAATATTATAAAGCTCAATTTAATTCTGAATATTTCCGGAGCCATAAGCGTATTTGAAATACCGTATATTATGACATCGGGAGCTAACGGGACAAACACGTTTGTTATCCAGACGGTAAACACCGCATTTACTCTTCAGCATGTAGGTCTTGCATCCGCAATGGCTGTGGTGGTTTTGATTATCGTTTCCGTAACGACTATACTTTCAAACGTACTTATCAAGGGGGATGATTGA